aatacagagcccagaaatacagCAACAGACCTATAGTCATCTATCACtgagtcaacaaaaataagcaaaggagaaaaggactccctattcaataaatgatgttgggataGCTTGCTAGCCATAAGAAAAAGAACGAAACTGCATCTCTGCTTTTCACCAAGCAAAAATTAACCCACGatgaattaaatgtttaaatataagacctaaagcTATAACACTTattgaagaaaatctaggaaataccattctagacatcagccttgggaaagaatttataacTAAGTCCTTaatagcaattgcaacaaaactcTAAATTCACAAGTGAGACGTAAACTGaagaaatactagcaaactacaCATCTgttaaaggtctaatatctagaatctataagaaacttgaataattcaacaagcaaaaatcaaGTAACCCCAtgaaaaactgggcaaaagatgtgaacaggtacttctcaaaagaagacatacaaggaaccaacaaacatgacaaaaatgctcaacatcactaatcatcatagaaatgcaaatcaaaacaacaatgagaccatctcacactagtcataatggctattactaaaaagtaaaaattaataataataccatATGATAGTGAGGatccagagaaaaggaaatgcttatatacCATTCGTGGATTGCAAATTAGTTGAattactgtggaaagcagtttagagatttctcaaaaaaaaggtaaaacagaAGCACCATTCCACATTACAAACAAATTCACCTAcactaaataaaatggaaatacaaatagATTAATTTATTAACTCATTATTAACATAATTAAACATAAATCATCTGAGTCACTCACTAAAAATCTatactattttattaaaattgcattgaatatatagaatatattgaatatatagaaatatagaaatatatagaaatatgtattgaatatatAGAAAGGTTAAACGAAAAAATGAACCTGCAGAGATCAGAATAGTTTCTATAAAGCctcagatggtaaatatttttggaatttgcaaaCCCTTTAGACTCTTGTTCCTACTCAACTCTTCCACTGTagtacaaaagcagccatagacaataaggTAAACTctgtaaaagtaaacaaaatcaacaaacttttagctagactaagTTGGAAAAAGTGAGAACAGACCcactaaataaaatcagaagtgaaaGAGGAGACAAAAAACTGAGATTACAGAAACACAAATTATTATaacagaatattatgaacaactatataccaacaaattggaaaacctagatgatattaataaattcctggacacatacaaccaaCCAAGATAGacccatgaagaaataaaaaacctgaacaaactaataacaagtaacaagattgaagctGTAAGGAAAAAGTCTCCCATAAAAGAAAAGCCAGTGTCTGATGACTTccagtgaaatattatttagaaaaaaatagtggGGTAATAACTGGAAATGGTAGAGTAGAAAATATCAAAGCTCTACacttctattaaatatttaaaataatcaatcctccaaaaaataaaagaggagaaaacATAACCACCATTCAGTAAGCCCTTATGCTAAAAACCACACAATGGCTTCAAGTCCTGTCTTTTATATACCTgcgaatataaaatgttaatttatacTCTCAGGGTAAAATTCAAGAGAACTGTTTTAGGACCTTGTGAATTTCCTTGTGAGTAAATTGGGAAGGAGGCCCTCTGGAGAGGTATGTGGCCTTCTATCTCTGCACTTATCTGTTTAGGAACAAAATGGGAGCCAGTTTTACATGGTTTGTTTCCCAAGATTAACTTTTCTCTTTGACATAGTGAGTTTAATGTCTCAAGATTTTTACTTTCCTTTCCCACTAGCAAAGAAAATTCAGGAACGTACGAAAAGCTTAAATGCCATAAACAAATGAATTTTATTCTAGGAATGCAAAGTTATGTTAACTTCTGAAAAAGCCAACTAGTATATCATATcattagaataaaggaaaaaactgcATAATCACTTCAATAACTGCAGAAAAACTTATTTAATGAAATTCAATACTCTTCATCATAAGAACACTTAAACTAGAAGTAAAGAGGAACATCCTAAAACTGATCAATAatatctataaaaaaatacacagctaacatcacactaaATTGACTTCTCACTTCCACTCAATATTGCAGTAGAAATTTCAGTcaacaaataagaaagaaaatgaaataaaaggaatccacattagaaagaaagaagttaaactATCTCTATTGGCATATATCATGATCTTGTAATAGGAAATTTTTACAAATCCACTAAAAAATATTCAAGTAAACCAATAAAACAAGATTTCGGGATCCaagataagcaaacaaaaaatctaCAAAATTGCAATGGAAATTTAAACTACAATGAAGATTAAACAATCACCCTTATAATACcatgaaaaaatataattcttaGTAATAAGTTTAACAAAAAATTGTACAATTCTCACTGTGAAATTATTTCCAGTGGTGGTTACTGCAGCAAATTTTTGTGGTTCTGCAGCAACCtgaattcttgcctcctcagaagaaagaatttgattgAGGGGCACAAGGCAAAAAAAGAGACCAGGACAAGTTTCAGAACAGAagtgaaaatttattaaaaaggtttatagcaggaaagaaaggaaagtacacttggggTATATCCAAGTGGCCATTTTGAAGGTAAAGTGCAgtgtttgacctttgacttacggttttatatgttggcatacttCCAGGATCCTGCTTCCATTTTCCTTGATTCTTTCCTTAGGGTGACCTGCTGGTATGTGTGATGGTCTGCTAACACTTAGGAGATGAGCATGCACAGTATGTTTACTGGAGTCATATGCATGCTCCcctgaggcattcttcccttttctgtgcCACCGGAATGTCTTACTCCATCATTTGGCCTCTTAATGTGCATGCgtgagcccactcacccaactcctgagatcttatcaggaagctgctgattaccagatttgattttttctatttataggaaagctgcctttccctggctggctgcaaccaattattattttagagagacagtgtgacaactgcctgaccatTAACTGATTGTCACCTGACTTTCCTGGTAGGGTGTGGGAGCCGTCTTCTGCCCTGTTTGTGTCTGACTAGCTAGCCACTGTAACAAAATCTACAAAACACGGTGGAAATAAGAacatctaaataaatagaaaggcaTCACATCTTCATTTATTGAAAGAcctaatattgtgaaaatgaccatactctactccccaaattcatataccaaatcaatgcaatccctatcaaaatcccagacCACTTCTTTGCATAAACAGACAAGctgattctgaaatttatatacatattcaaGAGACATACTAATAGCCAAAAGAAGCTGGGTGTAGTGaaacacacctgtaattccagctactcaagaggctgtgttgggaggattgcttgagcccagaaatttgaatctagtctgggcaatatagtaacaCCTCtacctcttaaagaaaaaaaagcaagaagaaaaaattttttaaaaaaactgaaacaatttaaaataaaaatgagctggAAAACTTACATTTCCTGCTTTTAAAGACAAATACAAATATACGATAATCAAGAGAGTGTGATACAGGTCtacagatagacatgtagatcaatggaatggattttagaATATAGAAATACACCCATGCATTTAAAGTTTTTGACAAAACTTCCAAAGTATTTAAGGGGGAAAGAATagattattcaacaaatataagtGGGAATAATGGTTATCCGTATACAAAATAATTGAGTTGGGACCCTCTACCTCAAATTACTTACAAAAGCTAATTCAAAGGTGatcaaaaacttaaatgtaagcaCTAGAACTATAAAACTCTAATAATAAATAACAGGTACTAATTTTTGTAACTTGGAAATGGTTTGTGAgatataaaatcaaaaataaaagcaaccaaATTAAAATTGATtagttggacttcatcaaaatcaaTACTTTTGTGCTTCAATGAAcaccattaagaaagtaaaaggacagcccaaagagtaaaaaaaaaaaacaaggaaatcatATATGTGATAAGGTTTTTATATCAGAAAGATATTAAAAACACAAGTCCATAAGAAGACAAATAATTCAATCAAAATTAGGCAAAACATGCTCAACATGATTTCATATCAAGGAAAGGTAAAGCATAACGAGATATCACTTCATTCACACTGGCTATAATCAAATGAAATATAATCCCAAGTGTTGGCAAGATTGGGAAGAAATTAAAATTcgtatacattgctggtgagaatggaaAATGAAGCATCCACTGTGAAAAACAATCTGGAAATTCCTATGGTAATTTAGAAATTACATGGTAACAGACAATTCCTATGGTAATTTAGAAATTATATGGTAACTACTACTTTGAATTGTAGCAGTTATACTTTCACTTGATTGATTTATCTTCAGATATAAGtaggagaaaaacagaaagaaacagcgATTTGAAAAGAAGCATTGCATTGCACCAGGAGGACTATGAAATCGATGTCAAATATTCTCCTGATACAACTCAGTTGTCACTTTAGCTCTGGGAGTTGTGGAAAGGTGCTGGTGTGGCCCACAGAATACAGCCATTGGATGAATATAAAGACAATCCTGGATGAACTTGTTTGGAGAGGCCATAAAATGACTGTGCTGTCATCTTTGGCTTCCATTATTATTCACCCTAGTAAATCATCTGCTATTAAATTTGAGGTTTATCCAACAtctctaattaaaaataattttgagggtCTTGTTGTGAAACTGATCAATAGATGGATATGCGATCTTCCAAAAGATGCATTTTGGTCATATTTTTCACAAGCACAAGAACTCTTTTGGGAATCTACAGACTGTGTTAATAATCTCTGTAAAGATGTAGTTTTGAACAAGAAAATTACGACAAAACTACAAGAGTCAAAGTTTGATGTCATTCTTGCAGATGCCCTTGGTGCCTGTAGTGAACTGCTAGCTGAGCATGTTAAAGGCATGTTAAATACATGTCCTTTGTTGACAGTCTCCTGGCTACACACTTGAGAAGTATAGTGGAGGACTTCTATTCCCCACTTCCCACATACCTGTTGTTCTGTCAGAATTAAGTGATAAAACGACATTTGTGGAGAGGATTAAAAATCTAATATATGCGCTTTATTTTGACTTTTGGTTTCAAATGTTTGATACGAGAAGTGGGAGAAGTTTTACAGTGAAGTTCTAGGTAAGTCATGTTTCTAATCGATGGTTAATAAGTCCTAACTTTCCTTTTGCCTTTGAAGGTGAGcgtatataaatataatgtaagaggataatgttttttaaatgaaatgatgaattgcAAATGTAAGATGATCTATCAATCTCACAAATATTATAGAAATGTTGATATTATAGGCTCAGTTAGAACCCTTTGGCCATCACTCCTATAGGACACtacaggaattaaaaaaaaaaactacaaagtaAAGCACTTATGATTTCTTTAAGCAACTATATACGTATTTTACTAtacttttttcatctttaaaaaaggcAATACATATATCAATAAACAACTTGATGAAGGCAGACATTTAGATGAGGAGCTACACATATTTCTAGCATAACTATTAATGCAGCATTGAGAAAGTTGTTTCTCTTTGtgtacctcagttttcttatttaggtattaaaatatttttctctataaacaGAAGGATTCCTTCACAGTTGAGAGGTATACTGGCTCTATTTCAGAAACAGAAACCTAAAATTTGAGGTTTCTAGTGTTTGTACATCTTTCACTAACACCTTGGAAATTATTTGCTTCATGAACTGAAACCTTGTTGAAAGTGAACACTCAAGttttaatctatattttattaaactaCTTCTCTTTATTAGGGAAAATATGGGCCAAGTTAAGGGGGAGCACATATCTCTGTTTCaataaattctgaaaatatactagctatcatttttaaatgtatgtattttacaactaatattgttaaaatcttAACATGAACTAGAAGCAGTAGTATGTTCAAGGATTTCAGCCATACTCTCAGAAAACTCACAGTTCACTTGGAGAATCAAGGATTAAGGGACTGACTTGATAAATCGTGGAAACTAGATTTTGTGCTTCGTAGAAAGCTGTTTTTATGAGTATAGTAAGATGAATTAATCGTGGAGCTCAAAGAGCTGTTTAAATCTACATTGGTTACTACTGCAACTTTAGAGAGGAAACAAATGCATATTTAAGTCCATAGTGGCTTATTTCAATAACTATTTGTGATTGTGAATATACTAatgttatattaaatatgtaatttcCTCTTAATTATCTGAACACTTTGCTTTCCTTATATATAAGTAACATGCAATATATGAAAATTGTTATGcttatatataaaaagatatgtatacatttattttattaatgtacaTTATTTCAGATAATGGGGAAAGCTGAAATGTGGCTCATTCAACTGTACTgggattttgaatttctttgcccACCCTTACCAAATGTCGATTTTGTGGGGGAACTCCACTGTAAACCAGCCAAAACCCTGCCTAAGGTAAATGTATTCCTGTTTGATTTGTTTGCTTtgcatttcagaaggaatggccaGATATGTTTTTATTCAGAGTGTTTGACTCACAGTAAGAGAAAATATGGGAGGTCGAGTAAAGCGACCTACCATTAGAAACTCATATGTTTCTATATCATCACAACTGTGTAAACTTTAGtgtcattaaatatcaaagaggGATACTAAAGAGACTCTGAAAACGGGGTTGATTCAATGAAAGCCTTCATTgtgcaatgtaaaaaaaaagtataagtcATTCCTTCAAAGAATGTTTATGAAGTGATCAGCATAAACCATGGATAAGTGCTCGATTTTCAGAGAAGAAATGTAGGCACTTTCTGCTCCCTCATGCCTTACATTGTACTTTGAAAGATAGACTATAAGCAAGTAAAAAGGAAAAGTCTAAAAGTGTTATAAGGTCACAATGCTAAGCAAACATCTAGAAGAGATCTCAAAGTCATTGGTAAAGTGAGTCCTCAATAATGTGCAGGAATAGGTGAAAAGATGAGGGGGAgaggaaaacacaaaaagaaaaacaggtagTGAAGTAAAGGCAGTTCCTAAGATTTCTAATTAGTATGAAGGAAAAAGCTGAGTAAAGTAGCAGATGTTGCTAGAGAGGTAAGTGGAAGCAATATAATTAAAAGGAGATCAAAGTGTCTATTAAGGGCAATGGGGAGCTACTGCACAGAGTTAAGAAATGGAGAGATGTGATCAGATTCCCTTTCTTTAAAAAGCTCTCAATGTTGTCAATGGATTACATCGCAAAAAGGCCAGATTGTGAAAAGCGTAGATCATTTAGAAGATTTTGCATGAGTTTATGCAACAGATAATGGAAAAGTGGACTAGAATGTTGATAGAGATAATTATGCCTACTTCTATAATAATGGCAATTACCTTCTATTGTGTTGTGTTGAAAATATACTTAATACAgataaaacacttaaaatgtcTCTCGTACATAGTGATTCAAATAGTAGTAATATtgtaatgattttttatttttgttattactattaatagTATCCATTAGTTAACATATGCCAGCCACTCGAGATATAATCCCTCTATTAATAGGAACAGTTTTCCAGCACATCAAGGTTCTCCAGCAAAGTCCTAGAGAACAGATCCCCTGTGGACTTGTTTAAATATAGATGTTTGGGCAGTCAGATGAACAAGATGAAATGCTAACGGTGTAAGGGTTAAGGCTTTTCAAGGTACACTATTCCTCAATGACATAAATGTGTGCCACCAGAATATTCACAGCCAAAGCCAATGTTTACTTGCTTTCACTCTAGCATTTAAAACATTCGTCAGTGAGATCACGGAGGTTTATATCTTAGAGCATAAAAGGGTCAGTTTGCCCTTTTAATGTTTTCTGCCTTATGCCATGCCTATAGGACACCTCAGTAAAAATCTCTGGGAAACTTGGGACTCATCATCACAGCTGCCTGACAGAgaagcaccaaaaaaaaaatgaacaatgaaTGTATAATAAGATCCAAATAATGTCTACCACTTGCATCTGAAAACTACACTGAGATTTACCGAAGAATTCTGTCAGGATATAGGATGATCTTCCttatgaagaaacaaaagaacctcatatattttactttaatgttATTCTTTTGAGACATAAGTAGAAAGCAAGCATTCCTCACTACTTTATTATATAAGTCTTAAAAGATCTTTTTGTCTACCTTCTTATTAGCAGCAACAGAAGACTGAAATCTTAGTCGAGTTAAATCCCAGTATTTATGTTCAATGAAAATTGCATAGGCTTTATGTGGTAATTTCCCAAAGGACAAAGGCAGAGGTAGGACCAATGAAAATTATATGCACTCTAACCTTATTCTCAAAAACTTTCCCCTTTTGCAATGGAGGAAAGTGATGGTGCCATTAGAAGGGGGAAGACAGTAGGTGGAGAAGGAAGACAAGGGCAAGAATGACTATTAGTACAATAGTGATAAATACTAATACTAGCTGTTGTTATTCATTTGCAGAAGGTAGGTTCCAATCCAGGTCAATAGTTGTGCAGCCTGTCCTCTAAttctttcttacataaaataattgTTGTCACAAATTTGCTTGCTTTTCCGTTATGCATTAGATTCTCAGATaatgtttgcatattttaaaagaatcagaCACTTGGGAAaaagtattaagtattataaaaatgcatataGACATTGGCTTCATAATATACTCATATGAAACTATACAGAGAACAACTAAATCATGATGGTCAGATTCAATATTTGTGGCAGACATTCATAAAATAAACACTGGAGacaattcaaatattttacattgagaaatgatttaaaatgtatacaatgTGTGTACCATGCCATTAcaattattttatcaaaaaatgttaaattacagTGTCAGCCATAGTACAGGTATTGTTGAATACTACGCAACAAAATGATgaacagaaaaatatcacaattttTGTGTCGGAAGAAAAGACATATGCAATgagataaaaaaattttatataaacataatatatgtacattgagttacataaatagaataaaaCCATAATGAAAGCACAcagattttataaatgaaatttattttttctaaattttcataatttcacaaaatttcttacattgattttatattattCTGATAAAGATGTCACAGAATGAGATCAGTGATGAATCTATTAACAGCCATTTCATTACTTCAATATTGGGTGGATGAAGAAGACTCTAAGCAGTGAGCTTGTGAGACCAAACATTGAACATGTCATATTAAATGTGGCTACAGATAACTTCAATTACACAGAGTACTCAGGTGTCCCATGAATCACCTGGAATAATAATGTAATGACTGCTATTAAAACTGATGTCATAAGGTTAAAATTATGCTGTTGAAAAATACTTGTCAATAGATGATCTGCATGGACAAagtcagatttttattttgtaaacagtagttttaaaaagaatgtttacCCCAATGATTAGGATCTGAAAGTATGTTTGCATTGGAAAGGGAACACCATTAttttacagagagagaaaaaaatgcattttttaaaaaaggaacagcAGCAAAATGATAAGCACATAATTTTGACATAATAGTCACAAAACTTTTGACTTTACGTTTctttcttaagatttttttttttttaacttatagtTTAGGTTCAGGGGTAAAAGTGCAGGCTTGTAATATAGCTGATCTcctgtcatgggagtttgttgtgcagactatttcatcacccaggtacaaAGCCTAggacccaatagttattttttctgatcctatTCTTCTTCCCAacactccaccctcaagtagaccccagtgtctgttgtctctttgcatccatgtgttctcatcagttAGCTCCCCCTCATAAGTGAgtacatgcagcatttggttttggttttctgttcctgtgttagtttgctaaggatgatggtctccagttccatccatgttcctgcaaaggacatgatctcattctttttatggctgcatagtattccatggtgtatatgtaccacatattctttatccagtctaccactgatgggcatttaggttgattccatgtctttgctattgtgaacagtactgcaatgaacataaatgtacatgtgtctttatggtagaatgatacatattcctttgggcatatatccagtaataggactgctgggtcaaatggtagttctgcttttagcttttTGAGTAATCATCACACctctttccacaatggttgaactaatttacgctcccaccaacagtgtataagtgttcccttttctctgcaacctcaccagtatctgctattttttgactaaTTATAGCCACTCTAACTAGTGTgaaatagtatctcactgtggttttgatttgcatttatctaatgatcagtggtatctcactgtggtttcaatttgcatttccctaatgatcagtgatattgacctttttgttcatatgcttgttggctgtttGTGTATCTTCCTTTGAAACGTGTCTATAGTGAAGaaccaagatggctgaataggaacggctctggtctgcagctcccagcatgatcaatgcagaagatgggtgatttctgcattttcaactgaggtacctggttcatctcactgggactggttggacagtgggtgcagcccacggaaggCAAGCTGAAGCTGGGTGCGGCATCGCCTCACCCCAGAAGTGCAAGGGGttaggggatttccctttcctagccaggGGAAGTCATGACAGACTCTACcaggaaaatcaggacactcccaccttaatactgcacttttccaatggtctcaGCAAACGACACACCCGGGAGATTacatcccatgcctggctcagtgggtcccatgcccatggagccttgctcactgctagcacagcagtccgagATCCAACTGCAAGGAGGCAGACTGGCTGTGGGAGGGGCATTCGCCAttgctgaagcttgagtaggtaaacaaagcagccaggaagcttgaactgggtggagcccaccacagctgaaggaggcctgcctacctctgtagactccacctttggtggcagggcatagctgaacaaaaggcagcagaaacttctgcagacttaaacatccctgtctgacagctctgaagagagcagtggttcttccaccatggtgtttgagctctgaaatggacagactgcctcctcaagtgggtctctgacccctggGTAGCCTAACTGGGGGACACTTCtgagtaggggccaactgacacctcatgcagccaggtgcccctctgagatgaagcttccagaggaaggatcaggcagcaatgtTTGCTGTTCTACAATACTtgctgttgatcttttcaaaaaaccagctcctggattcattgatttttttgaagggtttttttgtgtgtctctatctccttcagttctgctctaatcttaggtattgcttgccttctgctagcttttgaatgtgtttactcttgcttctctagttcttttaattgtgatgttaaggtgttgattttagatttttcttgctttcttttgtgggcatttagtactataaatttccttctacacactgctttaaaggtGTCCCAGAGATTATGatatattttgtctttgttctcattggtgtcaaagaacatctttacttcTGCCTGCATTTTGTTATTTACACAGTAGTCATGCAGGAGCAGGTTGttgagtttccatgtagttgtggggttttgagtgagtttcttaatcctgagttctaatttcagTGTACCGTGGtctaagagacagtttgttgttatttcttttcttttacatttgttgcgGAGGGCttcacttccaactatgtggtcaattttggaataagtgtgatgtggttccaagaagaatgcatattctgttgacttttgggtagagagttctgtagatgtctattaggtctgctcgttgcagagctgagttcaagtcctggatatccttgttaaccttctgtttCATCGatgtgtctaata
This genomic interval from Gorilla gorilla gorilla isolate KB3781 chromosome 3, NHGRI_mGorGor1-v2.1_pri, whole genome shotgun sequence contains the following:
- the LOC115934305 gene encoding LOW QUALITY PROTEIN: UDP-glucuronosyltransferase 2B15-like (The sequence of the model RefSeq protein was modified relative to this genomic sequence to represent the inferred CDS: inserted 1 base in 1 codon), with the translated sequence MSNILLIQLSCHFSSGSCGKVLVWPTEYSHWMNIKTILDELVWRGHKMTVLSSLASIIIHPSKSSAIKFEVYPTSLIKNNFEGLVVKLINRWICDLPKDAFWSYFSQAQELFWESTDCVNNLCKDVVLNKKITTKLQESKFDVILADALGACSELLAEHSPGYTLEKYSGGLLFPTSHIPVVLSELSDKTTFVERIKNLIYALYFDFWFQMFDXEKWEKFYSEVLGKSCTLFQIMGKAEMWLIQLYWDFEFLCPPLPNVDFVGELHCKPAKTLPKVQSVTASLARKEKHPDPLHFSSPSVGCHCPSSPKEINEVPPLEMQKSPIFCIHHARPREAVRILAVPRQNLRRSGAAGSRFEGLQPDGAWGQTVLMAPEVSEAEARRPCPE